DNA from Syntrophorhabdaceae bacterium:
GGTATTGGATGTAGAAGATATGCTGTATCCATCGATCGTCAAGGAGGCATTAGCACCTGCTCTAATAACATTTTTCTTTTGTTCTGAAGCATCCAGGATACCAAGTGTTTTAAGGACATCATTATCATCTGTCAGACTCATACCTGTTACGCCTGTTGTGGTTGACTCAAGGATTAGTCTGTGCTCTGTATCTGATAAGGAAAGGATACTTGCATTGACACCTGCACCACTAATATTTATCTTTGATGCAATATCTGATAAGTTATCATCTGCTTCAACGGTGACCTCTTTGCTGTTCAATGTAATAGTCCCTGATAGACCAAGTGCTTCGGTTTTGGATGTCTGGGCATCTGAAGCAATCTTTTCTGCCTGGGCAATGGCTGTAACCTCTATGGAATAATTGCCTGGACCAGTAACACTGCCCAGAGAAACACCCAATATATTTGCCGGTGTAATAGATGGATTAGACGAGGAAAGTGAACTTGTATATAAGGCATAGCCTGTTTGAGTATAGAGTTTATTTTCATCGATATAATTTTTTAGGCTTAAAAGGAGGCTGTTAAATGATTGATATGCTGATAGCTTTGCCTGATAGCTTGATTTTTTATTTTCAAGGGGCGTTATTGTTGATGCCTTTTTTGCATTGATAATATCGTTTATAAGATTAGTCCAGTTTATATCACTTGTAAGTCCTGAAAGACTTATTGTCCCTGCCATACCCTACACCTCTTTACACCTTTTCATCAATGATCATGCCCATCATATCGTTAAATGCCTTAAGAAATCGCACAATCCCCTCTGGTGGTATCTGGCGGATCACCTTTTCTGTCTCACCTTCTACTATCTTTATAATCAACCTGTTTACAGATTTATCATAATTTATCTTTACAGAGCGTAGGAGATTCATCCTATCCAGCATCTCCTGCACTGCCCTTGCAAACTCCTCACTTTTGATGACACGAATTTCTTCCTTCTTTATCTGGTTAGTCTGAGGTAAAATTACCCGCTGCTCTACTTTATGCTCTGTCTTTTGAAAAGACAATTCTACCTTCTGAACCTGTCTTGCTATATTTGTCACCATGTTAGTTTCCATGTTCGTCCCTCAGAAAGGTGCCCCTCCGGTATTAACCGGAAGGGCACTACCTGGCTTATCTCATGAGCGATAGGATGAGCTGTGGTAACTGGTTTGCCTGGGCAAGCATTGATATACCGGACTGTGTCACTATCTGGAATTTGGTAAAGTTAGCCATCTCAGCCGCAAAATCTGCATCTTTTATGGTTGATTCTGCTGCCTTGGTGTTCTCATACATAGCCTCAAGGTTTGCCAAGTGGTATGTTATCTGGTTCTGGGATGCACCAATTGAAGCCCTTGCTGAGTTGAGATTTGTAATGGCATCGTCCACTGTGGTGAGATAGGTCTGTGCATTTGCCAATGTGGTTATATCACCTGAGAGATTAAGGATCGTTCCGTCGGCCTGGAAATTTCCAATACTGATAGAAACCTGATCGTAAGCTTGATCTTCATTACCCAACTGGTATGTGAATGCAGACGAACCTACTGTAACTGTAAATACACCATTAGCACCGCTTATATCAACAACAGATGAGTTGATAGTTACCTTTATACCGAGTTCAGAAAAGTTTGCTGTCGTGGTATTCAGGTTTGATGGTTTAGATACATTGACTGTCTGAGTTGTTGTGCCATCTGTGATGCTTAATGTAACACCACCTGTCCCATCGTCCACAGTGAGTGTAAAAAGGGTTGTAGCAGAGATTCCAGCATTTGCCACATCTATATTAGAGATACCATAGGCCGGTGTGAGGCTGGAACCATAGGCTGATATGGTATTGGCGCCGCTTAGAAGACCAGTTGCTCCATATTTTGTATTCTGGGCGATCTTGTTAATTTCCTGCTCAAGCTGTGTCCTCTCGGTATCGAGGGCCGCCCTATCTGTTGATGAGTTGTCAGAGGCTGCCTGGGTTGCTATTTCTTTTAGCCTGGTAAGGATATTTTTTATACCATCAATACCGCTTTCTGCTGTCTGAAGCATTGCTATTGCCTGATTACCATTGTCGATTGCCTTGGATACGCTCGCAGCCTTGACATTTAGCTTTGTAGCTATAGCTATTCCTGCTGCATCATCTGCTGCCTTATTGATCTTGTAACCTGAAGAGAGTCTTTCCAGTGCCTTGGACATCCCTGTATTTGCTACTGAGAGCCATCTTTGTGTGTTAAGTGAAGCTACGTTTGTTGCGATTCTAAAAGCCATTTTAAACCTCCTTGTTTATTTTTTTATTCGGCATCTTGCCTTTTTTAATTTTTGGGAAACCTTATTTTCACCTCCTTTCTTCCCTTCTTATGTTATTTATCGTCATCATAGAAAAAAACTTAAATGGTTTAGTTGATTTTTTCATGAGCAGATAATTTGCTTTTCATAAGCACATCTATTGCCCTGTCAAAGAGCGAACGCGCCTTATTTTCATTAAAGGATAAAAGCCTGTCTTGAATTTCAATATACCCTTCTGGAAAGGTTTTGAGGGGTAAAAAAATCGCCTTCTGAATAGCCCTGTAATATATCTGCATATCTTCTATATGAAGACGCATACAAGATATCAAAAAAGACCCGGTTAGCACCTCTATGTCGTTATTCAGTGCCTTTAACGACTCCATTTCATCCATTGCCTTATTGACATCTCCCTTATCGATGAGGAGAAGAAAGCGCCTCTTCACAAACAGCTCTTTATTATCGCAAGCATTAATTGCTTTTGTGCATATGGAAATTGCCTCATCTATATTTCCTGCCTTCTCTTCTGTAAGGGCAAGGTAGTGATGGTAAGATGCATTGTCAGGGTAATCGGAAATCAATTGTTTAAAGCACCTTCGTGCACGGGCATAATCTTTCACAAAAAGGGATGAAATCCCCAAGTAATTAAGGAGGTCTTCTTTTGTTTTCTTGGCATCAATGGGCAATATTTCATCTCTGAAATGGGTGTCAATAAGGGGAAGAAACTTTTCGTATGCCCTATTGTATTCACCCTTTTTGTAATAAAGTTCACCAATGGTATAGTCGATAAGCTTATCCTTACAAACACTTTCCCATTTTTCAAGGAGTGAAAGGCTATCATCCATCCTACCTTTAATTGATAACAAGGATGCCTTTTCTAAGAGGGCAATCTTGAATATGTCGAGGCTTTGTATATCAGGATCATCCTTAGCCTTATTTATTATTCTGTTGATATATTGCAATGCATCTTCTATCTCACCAAGACCCCTTAGTGTTCGTGAGAGAAAAAACAAGACAATTATATCATCGGGCTTTTCCAGTAGTTCTCTTTCCTGTAACATTCTGTTTCTTATGAGCTTCTTTTTCATTTCATTCTTGTCATGGTAACCATGGTGGACGATGGTGGCACCACAAGTAGACATGGGTATACCCAACTTTTTTATTGAATAGTATACCTGTTCATGTATTTTCCCCTGGAATTGAACTCCTTTTCTGTTGGGGAAGACCCTCAACTGAATAGATTCTGTTTCACGGCCATCCTCAATATTTTTCAGATGGAGATATAAGGCATATCCCGGCTTTTCCTTAAGATGCCTTCGAATAATTTCATGTTCTTCTTTGGCCAACTCGTCATCTGCATCGAGCCATAGGATATAGTCTTTTGTAGCATGTTTAAGGGATTCGTTCCTTGCAGCAGAGAAGTCATCGCACCATTCAAAGAAATAGACCTTTGCACCAAAGGATTTGGCAATCTCTACGGTTTTGTCTGTTGAACCGGTATCTACAACAACAATCTCATCTGCAATCCCCTGTATAGATGTCAATACCTTAGGTAGGTTTTGCTCTTCATTTTTAACTATCATACAAACAGAGAGGGTTGGTGTATTGTTAATATAAGTTTTTTGAGCGCGAATTGATTTCTTTTGCTTTTTCTTCTTTCCCATTTTTTATGAAAGTGACCCCTTATTTCTCTTTTATGGCAAAGGGAACAGAAACGCCGTAGCCCTCATTCTGGAGCACTACCTGGATAAATCTACCTTTTGTGGTATTGACAATAATAGGCGAGCGAAGATTCACATAAAGGGTCTTATTGTCAGGTCGCACAATGCATAAGACAGCTATTGTCTCCTCCACATCAGGCTCCCCTGACCTGCCTATAAGTTCTTCTGCCACCTGGTCATCTATGTCAAAGTTATAATCATCAAGAATAAAATAAGGATTTACCACAATAAAGGAGACAGGCTGGTCAATACACTGAAGCACTCTAAATGGCGACTCCTCTCCAAAAGGGGCATCAAAGATATAATCACCAAGCTCCTCAAAGCCTATTAT
Protein-coding regions in this window:
- a CDS encoding flagellar assembly protein FliW, with the translated sequence MRLKGKIIGFEELGDYIFDAPFGEESPFRVLQCIDQPVSFIVVNPYFILDDYNFDIDDQVAEELIGRSGEPDVEETIAVLCIVRPDNKTLYVNLRSPIIVNTTKGRFIQVVLQNEGYGVSVPFAIKEK
- a CDS encoding glycosyltransferase, whose protein sequence is MIVKNEEQNLPKVLTSIQGIADEIVVVDTGSTDKTVEIAKSFGAKVYFFEWCDDFSAARNESLKHATKDYILWLDADDELAKEEHEIIRRHLKEKPGYALYLHLKNIEDGRETESIQLRVFPNRKGVQFQGKIHEQVYYSIKKLGIPMSTCGATIVHHGYHDKNEMKKKLIRNRMLQERELLEKPDDIIVLFFLSRTLRGLGEIEDALQYINRIINKAKDDPDIQSLDIFKIALLEKASLLSIKGRMDDSLSLLEKWESVCKDKLIDYTIGELYYKKGEYNRAYEKFLPLIDTHFRDEILPIDAKKTKEDLLNYLGISSLFVKDYARARRCFKQLISDYPDNASYHHYLALTEEKAGNIDEAISICTKAINACDNKELFVKRRFLLLIDKGDVNKAMDEMESLKALNNDIEVLTGSFLISCMRLHIEDMQIYYRAIQKAIFLPLKTFPEGYIEIQDRLLSFNENKARSLFDRAIDVLMKSKLSAHEKIN
- a CDS encoding flagellin, with the protein product MAFRIATNVASLNTQRWLSVANTGMSKALERLSSGYKINKAADDAAGIAIATKLNVKAASVSKAIDNGNQAIAMLQTAESGIDGIKNILTRLKEIATQAASDNSSTDRAALDTERTQLEQEINKIAQNTKYGATGLLSGANTISAYGSSLTPAYGISNIDVANAGISATTLFTLTVDDGTGGVTLSITDGTTTQTVNVSKPSNLNTTTANFSELGIKVTINSSVVDISGANGVFTVTVGSSAFTYQLGNEDQAYDQVSISIGNFQADGTILNLSGDITTLANAQTYLTTVDDAITNLNSARASIGASQNQITYHLANLEAMYENTKAAESTIKDADFAAEMANFTKFQIVTQSGISMLAQANQLPQLILSLMR
- the fliD gene encoding flagellar filament capping protein FliD yields the protein MAGTISLSGLTSDINWTNLINDIINAKKASTITPLENKKSSYQAKLSAYQSFNSLLLSLKNYIDENKLYTQTGYALYTSSLSSSNPSITPANILGVSLGSVTGPGNYSIEVTAIAQAEKIASDAQTSKTEALGLSGTITLNSKEVTVEADDNLSDIASKINISGAGVNASILSLSDTEHRLILESTTTGVTGMSLTDDNDVLKTLGILDASEQKKNVIRAGANASLTIDGYSISSTSNTISNVIDGVTLTVKNTNSGSPITLSITENNSAISGKVSAMASSINSILDYIKTQNTYSGDKSSNPLMGDTSLHIVRDSILDAIFAEIDGNTTYKTASSIGFTFNSDGTLTLNTTTLSDALISNKTEVLNVLTELGNTLKTSMNLYIDPYTGTLAQVEKSINETISNIDNRIDELNERYARETERLEKKYSSLELLISSSNLMKNWLTQQAEYMRKSNE
- a CDS encoding flagellar protein FlaG: METNMVTNIARQVQKVELSFQKTEHKVEQRVILPQTNQIKKEEIRVIKSEEFARAVQEMLDRMNLLRSVKINYDKSVNRLIIKIVEGETEKVIRQIPPEGIVRFLKAFNDMMGMIIDEKV